The following DNA comes from Cytophagales bacterium.
TTTGAAGTAGAACCTGATCCTTCAGAGATATTATTTGACATACTCATCCCGCAGGCCCTAAGTTGTTCAGCCCATCGGTAGAGATGTTTTTTTTCAAGCTCATCGGCAATATCAAATAGTTTATCAGAAATTTCTATTGCCATTTGCCAAATTTCTAAATCCTGAAATCTAAATTTTGCCATACACTATGTAATATGCTTTACGCCATGCTCTCTGCTCTCTGCGCCACGCTCTCTGCTCTCTGCTCTCTGCGCCATGCGCCATGCGCTATGCTCTATGCTCTATGCGCCTGATTTGTGCTCCTAATTTCTTCAGCCTCACATCAATATTTTCATATCCCCTGTCAATTTCTTCTATATTGTGAATAAGACTGGTTCCTTCTGCAGCCAGGGCAGCGATCAATAGTGAAACACCTGCACGAATATCCGGAGATGTCATTGTAATACCTCTTAATGGAGTTTGCCTGTCGAGACCGATAACAGTCGCTCTATGCGGGTCGCATAAGATGATCTGTGCTCCCATGTCTATGAGTTTATCAACGAAAAACAACCTGCTTTCAAACATTTTCTGGTGTATCACAACAGTGCCTTTTGCCTGGGTTGCTGTTACCAAAACCGTACTTAGCAGATCAGGCGTAAAGCCCGGCCACGGTGCATCACTAATCGTCAAAATAGAGCCATCTATAAAAGTTTCTATTTCATAATGCTCTTGTGAAGGAATGTATATATCGTCTCCATTGATTTGCATGTTGATGCCAAGTTTTTGAAGTACGTTTAGAGTCAGGCCTAATTGAGCAATATGAGCGTTTTTAATGGTAATGTCAGAGGAGGTCAATGCAGCCAGACATATAAAGCAGCCTGTCTCTATCATATCAGGGAGAAGTGTATGTTTGGCGCCATTCAGGGATTTTACTCCTTTAATTGTTAAGAGGTTAGAGCCGATCCCGGTGATTCCCCCCCCCATTGAAATGATCATTCGGCAAAGCTGCTGAATATAAGGTTCACACGCTGCATTATAAATAGTGGTTGTACCTCTGGCTAAAGAAGCTGCCATGATGACATTGGCCGTACCGGTTACAGAGGCTTCATCTAATAATATGTAGCAACCTTTTAGGTTATTGGCATCTATTTTATAAAAATCCTTCTTATGATCATAATTAAATTTTGCTCCTAATTTTTGGAGTCCGGTAAAGTGGGTATCAAGCCTTCTTCTTCCTATCTTATCACCTCCCGGCTTTGGAATTTTGCTTCTACCGAACCTTGCCAACAGCGGGCCTAATATCATTAATGAACCTCTAAGTTTGGAGACTTTTTGCCTGAATGTCTCACTTTCAAGATAATCTAAGTTGATATGTTTTGCCTGAAATTTGTATTCAGCATGATTAATTTTTTTAATATTGACACCCAGGTCTTTGAGAAGCTCAATAAGTTTGTTTACATCTAATATATCAGGTACATTTTTTATTATTACAGGTTCCGGAGTTAATAACGAAGCACATATTACCTGCAATGCCTCATTTTTAGCGCCTTGGGGGATAATTTCTCCTTTTAGTTTTTTACCTCCAATAATTTCAAAGGAAGACATGTTTGCTGGGTACTGGGTACTGGATTTTAGATATTGGATTCTTTGCCCTTAGTGATTATTGGTAGTCATTATCAACTGTAAACTGTCATTTGTAGATTGTCTACTGTTTACTGTCTACTACCTCTTCTTTTATCCGGGGTTCTTCTACTGCTTCTGGTATTGCGGCTGAGGCTTCTGTTTTGTATAGAAAACATATCCTGACCGCCTTCTTTTTTAATGTCAATTTTTACTTTGTTGCCGGATATTTCTTTTATGTGTTCTAAAATTAGTTCATCATCTATGTAGTCTTTATTATAGTTCATGAAAAAGGTTTTCATCAAACATCCGGCTTGTTTTATTGCTTTGTCGCGGTCTTCTTTATTTTTAATATTACACGCATTTTCAATCAGTAATTCAATGTTTCTTCCGTAATGTTTATAGTGTAATTTATTAATGTTATATTCCATTTTTTTAGGCTTATTATCTTTTTTCTTCTCTTTTTTCATGTCATATTTACTATCAACGTCAATCTTAAAATCAGACATAATGTAGAGTTGGTTCCAGAGTTTATGATAATAGTCGTACGATTCTTTGATCGTGGGGTTAAGCTGTTTCATTAATTCAATGGTTGGTTTGGCTAAATCGTTTCGCTCTTTTTTATTTTTCAAACCGGATATGTATTCTACAATTTTTTGAATATTTCTTCCGTATTCTTTGAATATTACGGGCTTTTCACTGGTGTTATATTGGTGCATGGTTCTTGAAGTTTAAAGGTTTATAATATAAGTAAAGCCTTCCAGGCTTCTTCTATTTGTCCTTCCCGCAGGAGTTTTTGTGCAAATATATGGATTTCTTTTATGAATCCAGGGTTATTTCCTCTATATTTTTCTACTATGTTGCAAATTGCCGATTGATTTCTGAATGCTTCAACGGCCTTTTTATCAGGTAATGTTTCAATATTACCCAATCTTCCCAGGTTATTTCCTGTAAGAATATCACTATTTTTAATAGATTCCGGAATATTATCCACACCAATACCTTTGGTTTTAACTGGTTTGGGC
Coding sequences within:
- a CDS encoding four helix bundle protein, with product MAKFRFQDLEIWQMAIEISDKLFDIADELEKKHLYRWAEQLRACGMSMSNNISEGSGSTS
- the murA gene encoding UDP-N-acetylglucosamine 1-carboxyvinyltransferase; the protein is MSSFEIIGGKKLKGEIIPQGAKNEALQVICASLLTPEPVIIKNVPDILDVNKLIELLKDLGVNIKKINHAEYKFQAKHINLDYLESETFRQKVSKLRGSLMILGPLLARFGRSKIPKPGGDKIGRRRLDTHFTGLQKLGAKFNYDHKKDFYKIDANNLKGCYILLDEASVTGTANVIMAASLARGTTTIYNAACEPYIQQLCRMIISMGGGITGIGSNLLTIKGVKSLNGAKHTLLPDMIETGCFICLAALTSSDITIKNAHIAQLGLTLNVLQKLGINMQINGDDIYIPSQEHYEIETFIDGSILTISDAPWPGFTPDLLSTVLVTATQAKGTVVIHQKMFESRLFFVDKLIDMGAQIILCDPHRATVIGLDRQTPLRGITMTSPDIRAGVSLLIAALAAEGTSLIHNIEEIDRGYENIDVRLKKLGAQIRRIEHRA
- a CDS encoding DUF4290 domain-containing protein, translating into MHQYNTSEKPVIFKEYGRNIQKIVEYISGLKNKKERNDLAKPTIELMKQLNPTIKESYDYYHKLWNQLYIMSDFKIDVDSKYDMKKEKKKDNKPKKMEYNINKLHYKHYGRNIELLIENACNIKNKEDRDKAIKQAGCLMKTFFMNYNKDYIDDELILEHIKEISGNKVKIDIKKEGGQDMFSIQNRSLSRNTRSSRRTPDKRRGSRQ